A single Gammaproteobacteria bacterium DNA region contains:
- the cas2 gene encoding CRISPR-associated endonuclease Cas2, which translates to MLMLITYDVATNDTAGRRRLRRVARLCQDHGQRVQYSVFECQIDPAQWTVLRTRLIEEIDEDEDSLRFYRLGANWRPRIEHVGTKPTYDPDGPLVY; encoded by the coding sequence ATGCTCATGCTCATTACATACGACGTCGCCACGAACGATACAGCAGGCAGGCGGCGCCTGCGGCGCGTAGCGCGCTTGTGCCAAGATCACGGGCAGCGTGTTCAGTACTCTGTATTCGAGTGCCAAATCGACCCGGCTCAGTGGACTGTCTTGCGCACCAGACTGATTGAGGAGATCGACGAAGACGAGGACAGCCTTCGGTTTTACAGGCTGGGGGCAAATTGGCGACCTCGAATCGAGCATGTGGGAACGAAGCCGACCTATGATCCGGATGGTCCGTTGGTGTATTGA
- the cas1c gene encoding type I-C CRISPR-associated endonuclease Cas1, which yields MRRHLNTLYVTTENAWLRKDGENAVVSVNREPQGRVPIHLLGGIVCFGAVGATPQLIGHCARKGVSLSFLSRNGRFLARVTGPVSGNVQLRRAQYRSADDDDMGTSLARDFVLGKLLNQRTVVRRALRDHRSNMDDEARERLNAGQRRLGNAARRAANESAKNALRGIEGESARIYYSVFDDLIRRPDPEFRFESRSRRPPLNPVNALLSFLYSLLMHDCRSALETVGLDPAVGFLHEDRPGRPSLALDLMEELRPVLADRVCLTLINRQQVSPADFTTAISGAVTLSDAARKTLLVTYQDRKSRELTHEFLGEKTTLGLVPFVQARLLARRIRGELDGYPPFIWR from the coding sequence ATGCGGCGCCACCTGAATACACTCTACGTGACCACGGAGAACGCCTGGTTGCGCAAAGACGGCGAGAATGCGGTCGTCAGCGTCAATCGCGAGCCGCAGGGGCGGGTGCCGATCCACCTGCTCGGCGGCATCGTCTGTTTCGGCGCCGTTGGAGCAACGCCGCAATTGATCGGCCACTGCGCCCGAAAGGGCGTGAGCCTGTCGTTCTTGAGCCGAAACGGTCGTTTCCTGGCCCGTGTGACCGGTCCGGTTTCCGGCAACGTGCAACTGCGGCGAGCCCAGTATCGAAGCGCGGACGATGACGACATGGGCACAAGTCTTGCGAGAGACTTCGTGCTGGGCAAACTGCTCAATCAGCGCACTGTCGTTCGCCGCGCCCTGCGAGATCATCGAAGCAACATGGACGATGAGGCCCGTGAACGCCTCAACGCCGGTCAGCGCCGCTTGGGCAACGCGGCACGCCGGGCCGCCAACGAGTCGGCCAAGAACGCCCTACGAGGCATCGAGGGAGAATCCGCCCGAATCTACTATTCCGTATTCGACGATTTGATCCGAAGACCCGATCCTGAATTCAGGTTCGAATCCCGGTCGCGCCGCCCGCCGCTCAACCCGGTCAACGCGCTGTTGTCCTTTCTGTACTCGCTGCTCATGCACGATTGTCGATCCGCGCTGGAAACGGTTGGCCTTGACCCTGCGGTCGGCTTTTTGCACGAAGACCGCCCTGGGCGGCCAAGCCTTGCACTCGACCTCATGGAAGAATTGCGCCCGGTCCTCGCCGACCGGGTCTGCCTGACGCTGATCAATCGCCAGCAGGTTTCGCCAGCCGATTTCACGACCGCCATCAGCGGGGCCGTAACGCTGAGCGACGCCGCGCGCAAGACGCTTCTGGTCACCTATCAGGACAGAAAGAGTCGCGAGCTCACCCACGAGTTTCTTGGCGAGAAAACCACGCTCGGGCTCGTGCCGTTCGTGCAGGCCCGGCTGCTCGCAAGGAGGATTCGCGGCGAACTGGACGGCTACCCGCCGTTTATCTGGAGATAG
- the cas4 gene encoding CRISPR-associated protein Cas4: MPGTHPIAEEDDLIPISALQHMLYCPRQCALIHLERHWAENRYTAEGRILHSRVDSGATESRPSARVERSVPVRSLRVGIAGVVDVVEIHTDGSLYPIEYKRGRPKSHRADEVQLCAQALCLEEMLDTSVPEGALFYGRSRRRKPVEFNRELRRITERVAADTREMIAAGRTPPPEYEPRKCDNCSLNEFCQPRAVRAQDAVRDWLLTAIER, from the coding sequence ATGCCTGGTACCCACCCAATCGCTGAAGAAGACGACCTAATCCCGATCTCCGCACTGCAGCATATGCTGTACTGCCCGCGCCAATGCGCGCTGATCCATCTCGAACGGCATTGGGCCGAGAACCGGTATACAGCCGAAGGGCGCATCCTCCACTCCCGCGTCGATTCGGGCGCGACCGAATCTCGACCGTCGGCAAGAGTCGAGCGCAGCGTCCCCGTTCGGTCTTTGCGGGTTGGGATCGCGGGCGTCGTCGACGTTGTGGAGATTCATACCGACGGCAGCCTCTATCCGATCGAGTACAAGCGCGGGCGCCCGAAGTCCCACCGGGCCGACGAGGTTCAGCTTTGCGCACAGGCGCTTTGCCTGGAGGAGATGCTGGACACCTCGGTTCCCGAGGGCGCCCTGTTCTATGGCCGGAGCCGCCGCCGCAAGCCGGTTGAATTCAATCGGGAACTGCGTCGGATCACCGAGCGCGTGGCCGCAGACACCCGCGAGATGATCGCAGCCGGCCGCACGCCACCGCCGGAATACGAACCGCGAAAGTGCGACAACTGCTCGCTCAACGAATTCTGTCAGCCGCGCGCCGTCCGTGCCCAGGATGCGGTCCGCGACTGGCTGCTCACCGCCATCGAGAGGTGA
- the cas7c gene encoding type I-C CRISPR-associated protein Cas7/Csd2 has protein sequence MTAIGNRYDFVYLFDVTNGNPNGDPDAGNLPRLDPETNQGLVTDVCLKRKVRNFVALTKGDSEGYEIFVKERGILELQQKRAWDAVLPDATDKDREKLPKDDQKARELTRWMCANFFDVRAFGAVMSTKGANCGQVRGPVQFAFGRSVEPILPLEVSITRMAATTASDAESKGDIRTMGRKHIVPYGLYRAHGYISACLAGDDTKGTGFSEADLDLLWTALESMFDHDRSAARGEMNARRLIVFKHDSLLGNAAAHRLFQRVTVNRVHDGEEIDPAERRAHELPPARAYSDYRVQLDRTQVPSGIEIIDRI, from the coding sequence ATGACCGCAATCGGCAATCGCTACGATTTTGTTTACCTGTTTGACGTCACTAACGGCAATCCGAACGGCGACCCCGACGCGGGCAACCTGCCCCGGCTCGACCCGGAAACCAACCAGGGCCTCGTCACCGACGTGTGCCTCAAACGCAAGGTGCGAAACTTCGTTGCCCTGACGAAGGGCGACAGTGAGGGGTACGAAATCTTCGTCAAGGAGCGTGGGATTCTGGAGTTGCAGCAGAAGCGGGCTTGGGATGCGGTCCTGCCGGACGCCACCGACAAGGACCGCGAAAAGCTGCCCAAAGATGATCAGAAGGCCCGGGAACTGACCCGCTGGATGTGCGCGAATTTCTTCGACGTTCGGGCGTTCGGCGCCGTGATGTCGACCAAGGGCGCCAACTGCGGACAGGTACGAGGCCCCGTGCAGTTTGCCTTTGGACGATCCGTCGAACCGATATTGCCGCTTGAGGTTTCCATCACCCGCATGGCCGCCACCACCGCCTCCGATGCGGAATCCAAGGGCGACATCCGCACTATGGGGCGCAAGCACATCGTGCCATACGGGCTTTACCGCGCTCACGGCTACATATCCGCCTGCCTTGCCGGCGACGACACCAAGGGAACGGGCTTTTCCGAAGCGGATCTCGATCTGCTCTGGACCGCGCTCGAATCCATGTTCGATCACGACCGCTCGGCGGCGCGCGGCGAGATGAACGCCCGCCGACTGATCGTATTCAAGCACGACAGCCTGCTCGGCAACGCGGCCGCGCATCGGCTGTTTCAGCGAGTAACGGTCAATCGGGTCCACGACGGCGAGGAAATCGACCCTGCCGAACGCCGCGCCCACGAATTGCCGCCCGCTCGCGCCTACAGCGACTACCGGGTTCAACTTGACAGAACGCAAGTACCGAGCGGAATCGAGATCATAGACCGGATCTGA
- the cas8c gene encoding type I-C CRISPR-associated protein Cas8c/Csd1 — MTVLQALARHHERLVRVGEAPSYGFSRTPISYALVVSPEGSLVDVAPLLDTSGRTPRPTPHEVPQPVKRTSGVASNFLWDKTAYVLGVKRDPTTRQPAPAPREHAAFRKLHADLLAETDDAALQALCRFLDQWNVDSYALLPYADGMLDQNIVFRLDGELSFIHKRPEARDIWIRHLSEQQGAEGLCLVNGSTDSLARLHAPIKGVRGAQSSGASVVSFNLDAFESFGKKQGANAPISEQAAFAYATALNAMLARDSRRRIQIGDATTVFWAETTGGEDAANAAEDLFAMLAEPPTATGEEATIADTLSAIGSGRPLADAVPGVDEQTLFHVLGLSPNAARLSIRYWHTDTLGAIARRIVEHWRDMRMEPLPWRTPPAAWRVLIETAPQRKSDRIPPIFGGALMRAILTGGAYPRSLLAAIVMRMRQDRDINGLRAAICKACLARDYRLGLTTEDVPVSLNPNETNVAYRLGRLFAVYEKVQSAALGNVNATIKDRYFGAASATPASIFPLLERTSGHHLATLRKNEKAGLAHWFEREIDDILAGVDTALPRSLRLEEQGRFAIGYHHQRASCRRGSADETTDTHTDKGE; from the coding sequence ATGACCGTCCTGCAGGCGCTTGCACGTCACCATGAACGGCTTGTCCGCGTTGGCGAAGCGCCGTCTTACGGGTTTTCCCGCACGCCGATCTCATACGCCCTCGTGGTATCGCCCGAAGGATCGCTGGTGGACGTTGCGCCGTTGCTCGATACCTCCGGCAGAACGCCACGTCCCACCCCCCACGAAGTGCCCCAACCCGTCAAGCGCACGTCCGGCGTCGCATCCAACTTTCTCTGGGACAAGACCGCCTATGTGCTTGGAGTCAAGCGCGATCCGACCACCAGGCAGCCCGCGCCCGCGCCTCGCGAGCACGCCGCCTTCCGGAAACTGCACGCGGACCTGCTTGCGGAAACGGACGATGCCGCGCTGCAAGCCCTATGCCGCTTTCTCGATCAATGGAATGTCGACAGTTATGCCTTGCTTCCGTATGCGGACGGCATGCTGGACCAGAACATCGTGTTTCGTCTCGACGGGGAATTGTCCTTCATCCACAAGCGCCCGGAGGCACGTGATATTTGGATTCGCCATCTATCCGAACAACAAGGCGCCGAAGGCTTGTGCCTGGTCAACGGCTCCACAGATTCGCTCGCCCGTTTGCACGCTCCGATCAAAGGAGTAAGGGGAGCGCAGTCATCCGGAGCCTCGGTTGTCTCGTTCAATCTGGACGCGTTCGAATCGTTTGGCAAGAAGCAGGGAGCCAATGCGCCGATTTCAGAGCAGGCGGCATTCGCTTACGCAACGGCCCTTAACGCAATGCTGGCGCGAGACAGTCGGCGGCGCATCCAGATCGGCGACGCGACCACCGTGTTCTGGGCTGAGACGACGGGCGGCGAAGACGCTGCCAACGCGGCCGAGGATCTCTTCGCGATGCTTGCGGAACCGCCAACTGCTACGGGGGAAGAAGCCACGATCGCCGACACCTTGTCCGCCATCGGTTCGGGCCGCCCGCTCGCCGACGCCGTTCCAGGTGTCGATGAACAGACCCTTTTTCATGTACTGGGACTGTCGCCAAACGCCGCACGCCTGTCCATCCGCTACTGGCACACGGACACGCTCGGGGCCATCGCCCGGCGGATCGTCGAACATTGGCGGGATATGCGCATGGAACCGCTGCCATGGAGAACGCCCCCGGCGGCCTGGCGCGTGCTGATCGAGACCGCACCGCAACGCAAGTCTGACCGTATCCCACCGATATTCGGCGGTGCGTTGATGCGGGCCATCCTTACCGGTGGCGCCTATCCCCGTTCACTCCTTGCCGCTATCGTCATGCGCATGCGCCAGGACCGCGATATCAACGGCCTGCGCGCTGCGATCTGCAAAGCCTGTCTTGCCCGGGATTACCGCCTGGGACTCACTACGGAGGATGTTCCCGTGAGCCTGAACCCCAATGAAACCAACGTCGCCTACCGCCTGGGACGGCTGTTCGCGGTGTACGAGAAAGTGCAATCGGCGGCGCTCGGCAACGTCAACGCGACAATCAAGGATCGCTATTTCGGAGCCGCCTCTGCAACGCCCGCATCGATTTTTCCTCTGCTTGAGCGCACCTCCGGCCATCACTTGGCGACCTTGCGCAAGAACGAGAAAGCAGGTCTGGCGCACTGGTTCGAACGGGAAATCGACGACATTCTCGCGGGCGTGGATACCGCTCTGCCACGCAGCCTGCGTCTTGAGGAACAGGGACGGTTTGCGATTGGTTACCACCATCAACGAGCCAGTTGCCGACGAGGCTCCGCCGATGAAACCACCGATACCCACACCGACAAAGGGGAATGA
- the cas5c gene encoding type I-C CRISPR-associated protein Cas5: MTYGVRLHVWGDYACFTRPEMKVERVSYDVMTPSAARGILEAIHWRPAIRWVVDRIHVLKPIRFETFRRNELGKKIPTRSVTAAMNAGSTDELHVIIENERQQRATILLRDVAYLIEAHFELTARAEPDDTEAKHLSMFNRRAAKGQCFHRPYLGTREFAADFALVTHSVPDSSLPSDQRDRDLGWMLHDLDFENDRTPLFFRAVLHDGIIRVPAIGRGQVAS, translated from the coding sequence TTGACGTATGGCGTCCGACTGCACGTCTGGGGCGACTACGCCTGTTTCACCCGACCGGAAATGAAGGTGGAACGTGTCTCCTACGACGTGATGACGCCTTCGGCCGCGCGCGGCATCCTTGAGGCCATTCACTGGCGGCCCGCCATCCGATGGGTCGTCGACCGCATCCATGTTCTGAAGCCGATCCGGTTCGAGACATTTCGCCGCAACGAGCTGGGCAAGAAGATTCCCACGCGCAGCGTCACCGCCGCAATGAACGCGGGGAGCACGGACGAACTTCACGTCATCATCGAAAACGAGCGGCAACAACGAGCCACGATACTGCTGCGCGATGTCGCCTATCTGATCGAAGCACACTTCGAGTTGACAGCGCGGGCGGAGCCCGATGACACCGAGGCGAAACACTTGTCCATGTTCAACCGGCGCGCCGCCAAGGGACAATGCTTTCATCGACCGTACCTGGGCACGCGAGAATTTGCAGCCGACTTTGCGCTTGTCACCCATTCCGTGCCTGATTCGTCGCTGCCTTCCGATCAACGCGACCGCGACCTCGGCTGGATGCTCCACGATCTCGATTTCGAGAACGATCGCACGCCCCTGTTTTTCCGCGCCGTACTGCATGACGGCATCATTCGCGTGCCGGCAATCGGTCGCGGGCAGGTCGCGTCATGA